The Pseudolabrys sp. FHR47 genome contains a region encoding:
- a CDS encoding HpcH/HpaI aldolase/citrate lyase family protein, with amino-acid sequence MSRTSTFRQRMLAGDKLVGSFLKTPTSHGTEILAGAGFDFVVIDQEHAPFDRTTTDIALLAARGHDIPALVRVPGPEGILSVLDCGATGVLVPHVKTAAEAREYAALFRYRNGARGFATSTRAGAYTGVPMWQHIAEQDAQMTFVAQIEDPIALDEVEAIAAVDGVDSLFIGRGDLTAAFGDESKEPPAVIRATERIAEAARKARKSISVFVGNGTEAAWLRSLGANVFVLSSDQGFLRQAAMQGLRDVREKV; translated from the coding sequence ATGAGCAGGACTTCGACCTTCCGCCAACGCATGCTGGCCGGCGACAAGCTCGTCGGATCGTTCCTCAAGACACCGACGAGTCACGGCACCGAGATTCTCGCCGGCGCCGGCTTTGATTTCGTCGTGATCGACCAGGAGCACGCACCTTTCGACCGCACCACCACCGATATCGCGCTCCTGGCGGCACGTGGTCACGACATTCCTGCGCTGGTTCGCGTGCCGGGGCCGGAGGGCATTCTGTCGGTGCTCGATTGTGGCGCGACCGGCGTTCTGGTGCCGCACGTCAAGACGGCGGCCGAGGCCCGTGAATATGCGGCGCTGTTCCGTTACCGCAACGGTGCACGCGGCTTTGCCACCAGCACGCGCGCCGGCGCTTATACCGGTGTGCCGATGTGGCAGCACATCGCTGAACAGGATGCGCAGATGACCTTCGTGGCGCAGATCGAGGATCCGATCGCGCTCGACGAGGTGGAGGCGATTGCCGCCGTCGATGGCGTCGACTCGCTTTTTATCGGTCGTGGCGACCTGACGGCCGCCTTTGGTGACGAGTCCAAGGAACCGCCGGCGGTGATCCGCGCGACCGAACGCATCGCCGAGGCGGCGCGCAAGGCCAGGAAGTCGATCAGCGTCTTTGTCGGCAACGGCACAGAGGCGGCATGGCTTCGATCGCTCGGCGCCAACGTTTTCGTGCTGTCGTCGGATCAGGGCTTCCTGCGTCAGGCGGCGATGCAGGGACTGCGCGACGTGCGCGAGAAGGTTTGA
- a CDS encoding efflux RND transporter periplasmic adaptor subunit — protein MHRRTAIAALMMLAAQQALAADTYMVAARTVADEKAVFATVETVNVILARARIGGTVAQLSVKEGDHVDQGQVLATVGDEKLVLQRSSLEAQIMGLDAQLAQAKSDLERAEDLFTRGTIAKTRLDELRTSFNVATNTLRSRIAERSVIEQQLSEGKVLAPAAGRVLKVPVTAGAVILAGETVANIAEQNFVLRLRVPERHARFLKTGDTVRIDGEQLGGNGPRFGTITLIYPQIEEGRVVADARVQGLGDYFVGERIRVWVSGGERESVIVPAGFILTRFGIDYARVQRSGKDVVDVPVQRGREQPRPDMPDALEILSGLKSGDVLVRP, from the coding sequence ATGCACCGCAGGACAGCGATTGCGGCCCTGATGATGCTGGCAGCTCAGCAGGCCTTGGCCGCGGACACATATATGGTTGCGGCGCGTACCGTAGCCGATGAAAAGGCGGTGTTCGCCACGGTCGAGACCGTCAATGTCATTCTGGCCCGCGCGCGGATCGGCGGCACCGTGGCGCAGCTATCGGTGAAAGAGGGCGATCACGTCGACCAGGGCCAGGTCCTGGCCACCGTCGGCGACGAGAAGCTGGTGCTGCAGCGCAGCTCGCTCGAAGCCCAGATCATGGGGCTCGATGCGCAACTGGCGCAGGCAAAATCGGATCTGGAGCGCGCCGAGGATCTCTTTACGCGCGGCACGATCGCGAAAACGCGTCTCGACGAGCTGCGGACCTCGTTCAATGTGGCAACCAACACGTTACGGTCGCGGATCGCCGAACGTTCGGTCATCGAGCAGCAACTCAGCGAAGGCAAGGTGTTGGCGCCGGCCGCCGGTCGCGTCCTCAAGGTTCCGGTGACGGCGGGCGCCGTGATCCTGGCCGGCGAGACCGTCGCCAATATCGCCGAGCAGAATTTCGTTCTGCGATTGCGGGTGCCAGAACGGCATGCACGGTTCCTGAAGACAGGCGATACGGTCCGCATCGATGGCGAGCAACTGGGCGGCAACGGCCCGCGTTTCGGCACCATCACACTAATTTATCCCCAGATCGAGGAAGGCCGCGTCGTCGCTGATGCGCGGGTGCAAGGACTGGGCGACTATTTTGTCGGCGAGCGCATTCGCGTCTGGGTGTCCGGGGGTGAACGTGAAAGCGTCATCGTTCCGGCTGGCTTCATCCTCACCCGCTTCGGCATCGACTATGCGCGCGTCCAGCGCTCCGGTAAGGATGTTGTCGACGTGCCGGTGCAGCGCGGCCGCGAACAGCCGCGCCCGGATATGCCCGATGCACTGGAAATCCTGTCCGGCCTGAAGTCCGGCGACGTTCTGGTGCGCCCGTGA
- a CDS encoding IclR family transcriptional regulator, with protein MTELESGGVRSVQLAIDVLEAVAFADGELGVTQIAERLNVTKGSVHRHLQTLVDRGYLAQNPSTSRYMIGPKSRLLARHAPDEDLVHVAEGPMRQLRDALDQPIVLSEMTPRGALVLHKLAGSSPVEIGVRSGSELTFHASAQGKVMLAYAPQPFRERVLARPMHRFTDKTIVSPRKLEHELQEVVRLGFASSPEEVALGLNAVAAPIFNAQDACIAAVAIVGSIQYLPEKPRANHVALLIEAARQISRKLGHGLGAGQSSAAGRGGRPAQPRKRS; from the coding sequence ATGACCGAGCTTGAATCCGGCGGTGTCCGTTCCGTCCAGCTTGCCATTGATGTTCTGGAAGCCGTCGCGTTCGCCGACGGCGAGCTTGGCGTGACGCAAATCGCCGAGCGCCTGAACGTGACCAAGGGATCGGTGCACCGTCATCTGCAAACGCTGGTCGACCGCGGCTATTTGGCGCAGAACCCTTCGACCTCGCGTTACATGATCGGGCCGAAGAGCCGCCTCCTGGCGCGGCATGCGCCGGATGAGGATCTTGTGCATGTCGCCGAAGGTCCGATGCGGCAACTGCGCGACGCGCTCGATCAACCCATCGTGCTGTCGGAGATGACGCCGCGCGGCGCGCTGGTGCTGCACAAGCTCGCCGGCTCCTCGCCGGTGGAGATCGGTGTGCGCTCCGGCAGCGAACTGACGTTTCATGCTTCCGCGCAGGGCAAGGTAATGCTGGCCTATGCGCCGCAGCCGTTCCGCGAACGCGTGCTGGCGCGGCCGATGCATCGCTTCACCGACAAGACCATCGTGTCGCCGCGCAAGCTCGAGCACGAGCTGCAGGAGGTCGTGCGTCTCGGCTTCGCCTCGTCGCCGGAGGAAGTCGCGCTCGGCCTCAACGCCGTCGCGGCGCCGATCTTCAACGCGCAGGATGCCTGCATCGCCGCGGTCGCGATTGTCGGTTCAATTCAATACCTGCCGGAAAAGCCACGGGCCAATCATGTCGCTTTGCTGATCGAGGCGGCGCGGCAGATTTCACGCAAGCTCGGGCATGGTCTCGGTGCCGGGCAGTCCTCGGCCGCGGGCCGCGGCGGACGGCCGGCCCAGCCGCGCAAGCGTTCATAA
- a CDS encoding DUF6282 family protein, which translates to MSGQATTEQRIDALLKGAIDPHVHTGPSIAPRALDHVEMLKQASEAGYAAVVTKDHDYSSVMTAALIRKHFPDLKTRIYPSIVLNNVVGGLNPYAVEHTAALGGKIVWLPTLAAENHLRWQAQAQWTHPASTDRMRPVTPVKVLEDDKKTLRDDAKEILDIVAKSDMVLASGHLHVSETWIVFEEAKRRGVKRLVFTHPEDIVDASLNDVKGIAAMGAFVEHSLCMFLDGCKFKSREAEDLRNQIEAGGVGQTILASDLGQVGTFDPIDGMRRGIKLCMDLGYSDDDIRQMVSTNTARALGIEADVEAARKA; encoded by the coding sequence ATGTCAGGACAAGCCACGACCGAACAGCGCATCGACGCTCTGCTGAAGGGCGCCATCGACCCGCATGTGCACACCGGTCCGTCGATCGCGCCGCGCGCTCTCGATCACGTCGAAATGCTGAAGCAGGCTTCGGAAGCCGGCTATGCCGCCGTGGTGACCAAGGATCACGACTACAGCAGCGTGATGACTGCGGCGCTGATCCGTAAGCATTTCCCCGACCTCAAGACCAGAATCTATCCGAGCATCGTGCTCAACAATGTGGTTGGCGGCCTCAACCCTTACGCCGTCGAGCACACAGCGGCGCTGGGCGGCAAGATCGTCTGGCTGCCGACATTGGCCGCCGAAAATCATCTGCGCTGGCAGGCGCAGGCGCAGTGGACGCATCCGGCTTCGACCGACCGCATGCGCCCGGTGACTCCCGTCAAGGTGCTCGAGGACGACAAGAAGACCCTGCGCGACGACGCCAAGGAAATCCTCGATATCGTCGCCAAGAGCGACATGGTGCTGGCCAGCGGCCATCTCCATGTCAGCGAAACTTGGATCGTGTTCGAAGAAGCCAAGCGCCGCGGCGTCAAGCGGCTTGTATTCACGCACCCGGAAGACATCGTCGATGCCTCGCTTAATGACGTGAAAGGCATCGCGGCGATGGGCGCCTTCGTCGAGCACTCGCTGTGCATGTTCCTCGACGGCTGCAAGTTCAAGAGCCGCGAAGCCGAAGATCTGCGCAATCAGATCGAAGCCGGCGGCGTCGGCCAGACGATCCTGGCTTCCGATCTCGGCCAGGTCGGCACCTTCGATCCGATCGACGGCATGCGCCGCGGCATCAAGCTGTGCATGGATCTCGGCTACAGCGACGACGATATCCGGCAGATGGTGTCGACCAACACGGCGCGCGCGCTCGGCATCGAGGCCGACGTCGAGGCTGCCCGTAAAGCATAG
- a CDS encoding ABC transporter substrate-binding protein gives MMKSHRKVLLAAAFALTAVLPAKAQDTIKIGSSLGLTGYGSLTDGHWRDGLTVAIEAINKQGGVLGKKLELVTEDNKSTPQQAVVVYRKMMSEDKVVAFNSGCISAGNFAAASFVTKAKLPMFLCSILPRQPEEVKWAFQFLPPPKFEVDARYQYLKDKTQVRKIGLLADPSPYVTLMKGIAEKTAAEFGLEVVASETYQQDDSDFSVQIGRINAAGAGAVIMLGQGNAVITAANNIRSLGLKNMLMMASIQELDIHLAAGKVLGDQYMAPAPMIQVASDDMSVLTDPKARAAAEPFVKAMKDKYGRTDNAQASRAWDSMMMMAMAMKAAGTTDGEKVRDAFEKLGPYTGAGASYDFTTERHIGITQNPYVLVSVKDDKLAIRK, from the coding sequence ATGATGAAATCTCACCGCAAAGTTCTGCTCGCCGCGGCGTTCGCGCTGACGGCGGTGCTGCCGGCCAAGGCCCAGGATACGATCAAGATCGGCTCGTCGCTGGGCTTGACCGGTTACGGTTCGCTGACTGACGGCCACTGGCGCGATGGCCTCACCGTGGCGATCGAGGCGATCAACAAGCAGGGTGGCGTACTGGGCAAGAAGCTCGAACTTGTCACCGAAGACAACAAGTCGACGCCGCAGCAGGCGGTCGTCGTTTATCGCAAGATGATGTCCGAGGACAAGGTCGTCGCCTTCAATTCGGGCTGCATCTCGGCCGGCAACTTCGCCGCCGCGAGCTTCGTCACCAAAGCGAAGCTGCCAATGTTCCTGTGCTCGATCCTGCCGCGGCAGCCGGAGGAGGTGAAGTGGGCGTTCCAGTTCCTGCCGCCGCCAAAATTCGAGGTGGACGCGCGCTATCAGTATCTCAAGGACAAGACCCAGGTCCGCAAGATCGGCCTCTTGGCCGATCCGAGCCCTTACGTGACGCTGATGAAGGGCATTGCTGAAAAGACCGCCGCCGAATTCGGCCTCGAGGTGGTTGCCAGCGAGACCTACCAGCAGGACGATTCGGACTTCAGCGTGCAGATCGGCCGCATTAACGCTGCCGGTGCCGGCGCGGTCATTATGCTGGGGCAGGGCAACGCGGTGATCACCGCCGCCAACAACATCCGCAGCCTTGGCCTCAAGAACATGCTGATGATGGCGTCGATCCAGGAACTCGACATCCATCTTGCCGCCGGCAAGGTGCTCGGCGATCAGTACATGGCACCGGCGCCGATGATCCAGGTCGCGTCGGACGACATGAGCGTTCTCACCGACCCGAAGGCGCGCGCCGCGGCCGAGCCTTTCGTCAAGGCCATGAAGGACAAATATGGCCGCACCGACAACGCGCAGGCGTCCCGCGCCTGGGATTCGATGATGATGATGGCGATGGCCATGAAGGCGGCCGGCACCACCGATGGCGAAAAGGTGCGTGACGCGTTCGAGAAGCTCGGCCCCTACACCGGCGCCGGCGCCTCGTACGACTTCACCACAGAAAGGCATATCGGCATCACTCAGAACCCCTACGTGCTTGTTTCGGTCAAAGACGACAAGCTGGCGATCAGGAAGTAA
- a CDS encoding DUF2892 domain-containing protein — MNVDRAVLSLAGTMVLVSLALGHFVSPYWLLLTAFVGLNLLQAAFTGFCPAATIFRKLGLKSGPAFCGSATAGR; from the coding sequence ATGAACGTCGATCGCGCCGTCCTGTCGCTCGCCGGCACCATGGTTCTGGTCAGCCTGGCGCTCGGACATTTCGTCAGCCCGTACTGGCTGCTGCTCACGGCCTTCGTCGGCCTCAATCTGTTGCAGGCGGCTTTCACCGGCTTTTGTCCGGCCGCCACCATATTCCGCAAGCTCGGGCTGAAGTCCGGCCCCGCGTTCTGCGGCTCGGCCACGGCCGGTCGCTGA
- a CDS encoding tRNA-dihydrouridine synthase, which translates to MTRLGVTVGRTALKNPLIAGAAEHMIDALGVLGVLRAGVGAVVVKSINEMERGKDQLQRAEYMLLDEAWREIPWTPDAPQTAFIACRSGLTPQSFDAWLEQTAMLDREAKAMDSYAIASLIVADLDKTVAMAKQIEQAGLRMLELNIGTPYASQAKGVVATELDPARVTSIVSAVRNSIKIPLWVKITGQSERVPDLAAAAFAAGGEAVVMAGRLLGFIPDVETMQPFLGTTLGVGGYWNLPLTCHWLSVSRQQLGAGKPLIATNGARNGLDVARMMLAGASAVEMASEVMLRGAPVLSAALREFDDYLQRKGMTAAELIGKAADQRKTFADMPLRTDNWRKYVAGLEK; encoded by the coding sequence ATGACCCGTCTGGGCGTGACGGTCGGCAGGACCGCGCTGAAGAATCCGCTGATTGCCGGTGCGGCGGAGCACATGATCGACGCCTTGGGGGTGCTCGGCGTGCTCCGCGCCGGCGTCGGTGCCGTCGTGGTCAAATCCATCAATGAAATGGAGCGCGGCAAGGATCAGTTGCAGCGCGCCGAATACATGCTGCTTGACGAGGCATGGCGGGAAATTCCCTGGACGCCGGATGCGCCGCAGACGGCCTTCATCGCCTGCCGTTCAGGCCTGACGCCACAAAGCTTTGACGCCTGGCTCGAGCAGACGGCGATGCTGGACCGCGAAGCCAAGGCGATGGACTCTTACGCCATCGCGAGCCTGATTGTGGCCGATCTCGACAAGACGGTCGCGATGGCGAAACAGATCGAGCAGGCGGGTCTGCGCATGCTCGAACTCAACATTGGCACGCCTTATGCCAGCCAGGCCAAGGGCGTGGTCGCCACCGAGCTCGATCCGGCGCGCGTAACGTCAATTGTTTCCGCAGTGCGAAATTCGATCAAAATTCCCCTTTGGGTAAAAATCACCGGTCAGAGCGAGCGCGTACCTGATCTCGCTGCTGCGGCCTTTGCGGCTGGCGGCGAAGCGGTGGTGATGGCCGGCCGCTTGCTCGGTTTCATTCCCGATGTCGAGACCATGCAGCCATTCCTCGGCACGACGCTTGGCGTTGGCGGCTACTGGAACCTGCCACTGACCTGTCACTGGCTGTCGGTGTCACGTCAGCAGCTTGGCGCCGGCAAGCCGCTCATCGCCACCAACGGCGCGCGGAACGGACTCGACGTCGCGCGCATGATGCTCGCCGGTGCGAGCGCGGTGGAGATGGCATCGGAAGTGATGTTGCGCGGTGCGCCGGTGTTGTCTGCTGCGTTGCGAGAGTTCGACGATTATCTGCAACGCAAGGGAATGACGGCGGCCGAATTGATCGGCAAGGCTGCGGACCAGCGCAAGACATTCGCCGATATGCCCTTGCGCACGGACAACTGGAGAAAATATGTTGCCGGTCTAGAAAAATAA
- a CDS encoding helix-turn-helix transcriptional regulator, producing MNLRTDRMVAAADEAGALLKALSHPYRLIIVCQLIDKERSVGELAGLLDIRDSTVSQHLALLRKDGLVDARRDGQTVWYSIASRPARQIVETLYGSFCAPARKCRPEKPAARSRRR from the coding sequence ATGAATCTTCGCACCGACAGGATGGTCGCGGCGGCGGACGAGGCGGGGGCGCTTCTGAAAGCGCTATCGCATCCCTACCGCCTCATCATCGTGTGCCAGTTGATCGACAAGGAACGCTCGGTCGGCGAACTCGCAGGCTTGCTCGACATTCGCGATTCGACCGTGTCGCAACACCTTGCGCTCCTGCGCAAGGATGGCCTGGTCGATGCGCGCCGCGACGGACAGACCGTCTGGTACTCGATTGCCAGCCGGCCGGCGCGGCAGATCGTCGAGACGCTGTACGGCAGCTTCTGTGCGCCGGCGCGGAAATGCCGGCCGGAAAAGCCTGCCGCACGCAGCCGGAGGCGGTAG
- a CDS encoding efflux RND transporter permease subunit, producing MNLGISGRLTQATIRSPLTPLFLLAALAVGLVALLTIPREEEPQISVPMVDILINADGLKAPDAVELVTKPLESIVKGIDSVEHVYSQTVDDRVMVTARFLVGTKSDEAILRVHEKMRANMDRIPVGIAEPLIVGRGINDVAVVVLTLSPKPEAAARYTDKDLFQLARQLQFELMKADNVGLTYISGGNAQQIRVEPDPEKLSLFGVTLQQLVAKVRDANRSFQAGSVRDGGGMRIVGAGQTLSGIPDIGLLLVTTRDGRPVYVRDVASVIIGPSPKEHRVWMDMPDKAGEWSRVPAVSVALAKRAGANAVVVAEDLLSRLHEVQDRLVPKDVSVTLTRDYGETASEKANELLFHLGLATVSIVLLIAFAVGWREALVTLIVIPTTILLTMFAAKIMGYTINRVSLFALIFSIGILVDDAIVVIENIARHWAMRDGRSRLQAAIEAVAEVGNPTIVATLTVIAALLPMLFVSGLMGPYMAPIPANASAAMLFSFFVAMVIAPWLMVRLQPEGTPLHGGYGGGHGGAHDEGALGRIYRRIATPVVRSRRSAWKFLIGVGVATLVVCLLFVTKTVTVKLLPFDNKSEIAIVLDLKEGSTLEDTERTLFAIADIARQVPEVRSVETYAGTPAPFNFNGLVRHYYLREQPELGELHLNLAPRSDRSRASHDIALDLRARLKTVALPAGAVARVVEVPPGPPVLATLLAEVYGPDSETRRATAHELKKIFASVPYIVDIDDSIGEPQPRLRISIDQDRLEYFGVEQSDVYDTIAALFGGTSVGYSHRGEGRDPIEIVVRLPKSRLSWSDSLASTPVAANTVPGNKTVVELGDVVRVTRELGSPTIFRRDGRFADMVQAELAGAYEAPIYGILDVNKLVEAHNWGALGKPNVLFHGQPENEGKTALLWDGEWEITYVTFRDMGAAFMVAILGIYILVVAQFGSFKLPLVILTPIPLTLIGIVLGHALFGAPFTATSMIGFIALAGIIVRNSILLVDFIRHGAGQGKTLREVLVEAGAVRFKPILLTALAAMIGAATILLDPIFQGLAISLLFGLASSTLLTVLVIPAIYVVLRDADRVVG from the coding sequence GTGAATCTCGGAATTTCTGGACGGCTGACCCAGGCGACGATCCGCTCGCCGCTGACGCCATTGTTCCTGCTGGCGGCGCTGGCGGTCGGTCTCGTCGCGCTTCTCACCATTCCGCGCGAAGAAGAGCCGCAGATCAGCGTGCCGATGGTCGATATCTTGATCAATGCCGACGGTCTCAAGGCACCTGACGCGGTTGAACTCGTGACCAAGCCGCTCGAGTCCATCGTCAAGGGCATCGACAGCGTCGAACATGTCTACAGCCAGACCGTCGATGACCGTGTCATGGTCACGGCGCGCTTTCTGGTCGGCACGAAGTCCGATGAAGCGATCCTGCGCGTGCACGAGAAGATGCGCGCCAACATGGATCGCATTCCGGTCGGTATTGCCGAGCCGCTGATCGTCGGCCGCGGCATCAACGATGTCGCCGTGGTCGTCCTCACACTGTCGCCCAAGCCGGAGGCGGCGGCGCGCTACACCGACAAGGATCTGTTCCAGTTGGCGCGGCAGCTTCAGTTCGAACTGATGAAGGCCGACAATGTCGGCCTTACATATATCTCCGGCGGCAACGCGCAGCAGATCAGGGTCGAGCCCGATCCGGAGAAACTGTCGCTGTTTGGCGTCACCTTGCAGCAGCTGGTCGCCAAGGTGCGCGATGCCAACCGCTCGTTCCAGGCCGGCTCCGTCCGTGACGGTGGCGGGATGCGCATCGTCGGCGCCGGACAGACATTGTCGGGCATTCCCGATATCGGCCTGTTGTTGGTGACCACGCGTGACGGTCGCCCCGTTTACGTGCGCGACGTCGCCTCCGTCATCATCGGGCCGAGCCCGAAGGAGCACCGCGTCTGGATGGATATGCCGGACAAGGCCGGCGAGTGGTCGCGCGTGCCGGCGGTCAGCGTAGCGCTCGCCAAGCGAGCCGGCGCCAATGCCGTCGTCGTTGCCGAAGACCTGCTGAGCCGGCTGCACGAGGTGCAGGATCGGCTGGTGCCGAAGGACGTTTCGGTGACTCTGACCCGCGACTACGGCGAGACCGCCAGTGAAAAGGCCAACGAACTTCTGTTTCATCTCGGCCTGGCGACCGTCTCGATCGTTCTCCTGATCGCCTTCGCTGTCGGTTGGCGCGAGGCGCTGGTGACGCTGATTGTTATTCCGACCACGATCCTGCTGACCATGTTCGCCGCGAAGATCATGGGTTACACGATCAATCGCGTCAGCTTGTTCGCGCTCATCTTCTCGATCGGCATTCTGGTCGACGATGCCATCGTGGTCATCGAGAACATTGCCCGGCACTGGGCGATGCGCGATGGCCGTAGCCGATTGCAGGCCGCCATCGAGGCCGTCGCCGAGGTCGGCAACCCGACCATCGTGGCGACGCTTACGGTGATTGCCGCGCTGCTGCCGATGCTGTTCGTGTCCGGACTGATGGGGCCCTATATGGCGCCCATTCCCGCCAACGCGTCGGCGGCGATGCTGTTCTCCTTCTTCGTCGCCATGGTCATCGCGCCCTGGCTGATGGTGCGGCTGCAGCCGGAGGGAACGCCGTTGCATGGCGGGTACGGTGGCGGACATGGTGGCGCGCATGACGAAGGCGCGCTCGGCAGAATCTATCGCCGCATCGCCACGCCGGTGGTGCGCTCGCGCCGCTCGGCCTGGAAGTTCCTTATCGGCGTCGGTGTCGCGACGCTGGTCGTGTGCCTGCTGTTCGTGACCAAAACGGTGACGGTCAAGCTGCTGCCATTCGACAACAAGTCGGAGATCGCCATCGTCCTCGATCTCAAGGAAGGCTCGACGCTCGAGGACACTGAGCGAACCTTGTTCGCGATCGCCGATATCGCACGGCAGGTGCCGGAAGTCCGTTCTGTCGAGACCTACGCAGGCACGCCAGCGCCGTTTAACTTCAACGGCCTTGTGCGTCACTATTACCTGCGCGAGCAGCCCGAACTCGGCGAACTGCATCTCAATCTCGCGCCGCGCAGCGACCGCAGCCGGGCCAGCCACGACATCGCGCTCGATCTGCGTGCACGCCTGAAGACGGTTGCCTTGCCGGCTGGCGCGGTGGCGCGGGTGGTCGAAGTTCCGCCGGGCCCGCCGGTTCTGGCGACGTTACTGGCCGAAGTCTACGGGCCGGATTCGGAAACCCGCCGCGCGACCGCGCACGAGCTGAAGAAAATTTTCGCGTCTGTGCCCTATATCGTCGATATCGACGACTCGATCGGCGAGCCGCAGCCGCGGTTGCGAATCTCCATCGATCAGGATCGCCTGGAATATTTCGGCGTCGAACAAAGCGACGTCTACGATACCATCGCGGCGCTGTTCGGCGGCACATCGGTCGGCTACTCGCATCGCGGCGAAGGCCGCGATCCGATCGAGATCGTGGTGCGGTTGCCGAAGAGCCGGCTGTCGTGGAGCGACTCGCTGGCCTCAACGCCGGTGGCCGCCAACACCGTGCCGGGCAACAAGACCGTGGTCGAACTCGGAGATGTCGTCCGTGTGACCAGGGAATTGGGGTCGCCAACCATCTTCCGCCGCGACGGCCGTTTCGCCGACATGGTGCAGGCCGAGCTGGCGGGTGCTTACGAGGCGCCGATCTACGGCATTCTCGATGTCAACAAGCTGGTGGAAGCGCACAACTGGGGGGCGCTCGGCAAGCCTAATGTTCTTTTCCACGGCCAGCCGGAGAACGAGGGCAAGACCGCGCTGCTCTGGGACGGCGAGTGGGAGATCACCTATGTCACCTTCCGCGACATGGGTGCCGCCTTCATGGTCGCGATCCTCGGCATTTACATTCTGGTCGTGGCGCAGTTCGGCAGCTTCAAACTGCCGCTGGTCATTCTGACGCCGATTCCGCTGACGCTGATCGGAATCGTGCTCGGTCACGCGCTGTTCGGTGCGCCGTTCACCGCGACATCGATGATCGGCTTCATCGCGCTGGCTGGCATCATCGTGCGCAACTCGATCCTGCTGGTGGACTTCATCCGTCACGGCGCCGGGCAGGGCAAGACATTGCGCGAGGTGCTGGTCGAGGCCGGCGCGGTGCGCTTCAAGCCGATCCTGCTGACCGCGCTGGCGGCGATGATCGGCGCGGCGACGATCCTGCTCGATCCGATCTTCCAGGGCCTGGCGATCTCGCTGCTGTTCGGCTTGGCCTCGTCCACCCTGCTCACCGTGCTGGTCATCCCGGCCATCTATGTCGTGCTGCGCGACGCCGATCGCGTCGTCGGCTGA
- a CDS encoding tripartite tricarboxylate transporter substrate binding protein has product MHMLNRRVAGMALIGAALGLMHTAPAHAQAWPSRPVTMVVPFTAGTTSDVIARSLAQELHQKLGQPFIIENKGGAGGNIGATAVARANADGYTILFATTGQAATNQLMYKKMEYSPQRDFASVVLVAKAPVIITAKPDAPFSTLKDFIAYAKANPGKATGGFPGNGTLGHITGELLARNAGIDFVKSQYRGSAQILTDLIGNHIDVGMDSLAGYVPSVRENKIKALAIASSQRWSRLPDVPTVAESLPGFEAGVWYAILVPAKTPDDVVTKINAATNAWLKDAKTQEFLANLGIQPAGGTPADLKAFTQAEIDKWGPIIKDAKIEF; this is encoded by the coding sequence ATGCATATGCTCAATCGCCGTGTGGCGGGAATGGCGCTGATCGGCGCGGCTTTAGGATTGATGCATACGGCGCCGGCTCATGCGCAAGCCTGGCCCTCACGCCCGGTCACGATGGTCGTGCCGTTCACCGCAGGCACCACATCCGACGTGATTGCACGCAGTCTGGCGCAGGAACTGCACCAGAAGCTCGGCCAGCCTTTCATCATCGAGAACAAAGGCGGGGCAGGCGGGAATATCGGCGCTACTGCGGTCGCCCGCGCGAATGCCGATGGCTACACCATCCTGTTCGCGACGACGGGACAGGCCGCCACCAATCAGCTGATGTACAAGAAGATGGAGTACAGCCCGCAGCGTGATTTCGCGTCGGTCGTGCTGGTCGCCAAGGCTCCTGTTATCATCACCGCGAAGCCCGACGCGCCGTTTTCCACGCTCAAGGACTTCATCGCCTACGCCAAGGCCAATCCGGGCAAGGCGACCGGCGGCTTTCCCGGCAACGGCACGCTCGGTCACATCACCGGCGAATTGCTGGCACGCAACGCCGGCATCGATTTCGTCAAGTCGCAATATCGCGGCAGCGCGCAGATCCTGACCGATCTGATCGGCAATCACATCGATGTCGGCATGGATTCGCTCGCCGGCTACGTGCCGTCGGTGCGTGAGAACAAGATCAAGGCGCTGGCGATCGCGTCGTCGCAGCGCTGGTCGCGCTTGCCCGATGTGCCGACGGTCGCTGAATCGCTGCCGGGCTTCGAGGCCGGTGTCTGGTATGCGATCCTGGTGCCGGCCAAGACGCCGGACGATGTCGTGACCAAGATCAACGCGGCCACCAATGCCTGGCTGAAAGACGCCAAGACACAGGAGTTTCTGGCTAATCTGGGCATCCAGCCCGCAGGCGGCACGCCCGCCGATCTCAAGGCTTTCACGCAGGCCGAAATCGACAAGTGGGGCCCGATCATCAAGGACGCAAAGATCGAATTCTGA